A region from the Aegilops tauschii subsp. strangulata cultivar AL8/78 chromosome 5, Aet v6.0, whole genome shotgun sequence genome encodes:
- the LOC109776742 gene encoding ribosome production factor 2 homolog yields the protein MSKMAIRVPKSMRAKRELLKHAPKLVENGKKMLILHGTKTSAVLNSVLADLFHLKRDHAVKYTKKNDSIRPFESGGETSLEFFSLKSDCSLLVYGSHSKKRPNNLVLGRTYDHHIYDLVEVGVENYKSIESYAYDKKLAPKLGTKPFFAFIGEHFESVEGLKHLKEMLLDHFKGEVVENLNLAGVDRIFVCTAISPTTVYMMHCALRLKRSGTSIPRMELVEVGPSVDLVLRRHRQAAESLQKEAMKAPGHAKKVKNVTNNPVEGKQGRIYIPDQEVSKLTVTSNIKGLKRERRDAKKNKEHSKKQKVAENPE from the exons ATGAGCAAGATGGCGATCAGGGTTCCCAAGTCCATGCGCGCCAAGCGTGAGCTCCTCAAGCACGCGCCCAAGCTC GTTGAGAATGGCAAGAAGATGCTTATTCTTCATGGTACAAAGACCAGCGCAGTTTTGAACTCTGTGCTGGCAGATCTTTTCCACCTGAAGCGTGATCATGCTGTCAAGTACACCAAGAAGAACGACAGCATCAGGCCATTTGAGAGCGGGGGTGAAACTTCCCTGGAGTTCTTCTCCCTTAAATCTGACTGCAGCCTCTTAGTG TATGGTTCTCATTCAAAGAAGAGGCCCAACAATCTTGTTCTGGGAAGGACTTACGATCACCACATATATGACCTCGTTGAAGTGGGAGTTGAGAACTACAAATCCATAGAATCCTATGCATATGATAAAAAGTTGGCACCTAAACTTGGGACAAAGCCTTTCTTTGCTTTCATTGGGGAGCACTTTGAGAGTGTTGAAGGactgaagcatttgaaggaaatGCTGCTTGATCATTTCAAAGGAGAG GTGGTAGAGAATCTGAACCTTGCTGGTGTAGATCGGATATTCGTGTGCACAGCAATTTCTCCTACTACCGTCTACATGATGCACTGCGCTCTCCGTCTAAAAAGGTCAGGCACATCTATTCCTAGAATGGAGCTGGTTGAAGTTGGGCCTTCAGTGGACCTGGTACTTAGGCGGCACCGACAAGCAGCTGAAAGTTTACAGAAAGAAGCTATGAAGGCTCCTGGTCATGCTAAGAAG GTGAAAAATGTCACCAATAATCCAGTTGAAGGCAAGCAGGGCAGGATCTACATTCCAGACCAGGAG GTCTCAAAATTGACCGTAACAAGCAACATAAAGGGTCTGAAGCGGGAGCGCCGTGACGCCAAGAAAAACAAGGAGCACTCGAAGAAGCAAAAGGTGGCCGAAAACCCTGAGTGA